From Ostrinia nubilalis chromosome 25, ilOstNubi1.1, whole genome shotgun sequence, a single genomic window includes:
- the LOC135084196 gene encoding carbonyl reductase [NADPH] 1-like, with protein sequence MSGKVAVVTGSNKGIGYAIVRGLCKKFDGTVFLTSRNVELGKKAVADLEKEGLHPKYHQLDITDNKSIETFRDFIKKEHGGIDILINNAAIAFKQNATEPAAVQAEQTVAVNYFAVLNACEKLFPLIQNGGRVVNISSSAGHLSKIPSEALRSRFKDPNLTIPELSGLMQQYVEAAKQGTHAPEWGNSSYAVSKVGLTALTMIQQRMLNDRDIKVNAVHPGYVDTDMSSHKGPLSIDEGAAAPLFLALDADDSVKGQYVWFDKQITSWDGKTPTPY encoded by the exons atgtcaGGCAAAGTAGCTGTAGTTACCGGCTCCAACAAGGGAATTGGGTACGCGATTGTCCGCGGCTTGTGTAAGAAGTTCGACGGGACAGTATTCTTAACCTCTCGTAACGTTGAGCTCGGCAAGAAAGCTGTAGCTGACCTTGAAAAAGAAGGACTCCACCCGAAATACCATCAGCTGGACATAACTGATAACAAGAGCATCGAAACTTTTCGGGACTTCATAAAAAAAGAACACGGTGGAATAGACATTCTGATTAACAACGCAGCTATCGCCTTCAAACAAAACGCGACAGAACCCGCCGCAGTTCAAGCAGAGCAAACGGTAGCAGTTAACTACTTCGCAGTGCTAAACGCTTGTGAAAAGCTGTTCCCGCTTATCCAAAATGGCGGGCGAGTTGTAAACATCTCAAGTTCAGCCGGCCATTTGAGTAAAATACCTAGTGAAGCGTTAAGAAGTCGTTTCAAGGACCCGAATCTGACCATCCCTGAACTGTCAGGATTGATGCAGCAATACGTAGAGGCGGCCAAGCAAGGAACACACGCTCCTGAATGGGGCAACTCGTCGTATGCTGTATCCAAAGTTGGTTTGACTGCACTGACCATGATTCAGCAAAGAATGCTCAATGACAGAG ATATAAAAGTAAATGCGGTACACCCTGGATATGTGGACACCGACATGTCATCTCACAAGGGGCCGCTGTCCATCGATGAGGGTGCTGCTGCTCCGTTATTCTTGGCCCTGGACGCTGATGACTCGGTGAAGGGACAGTATGTGTGGTTTGACAAACAGATTACAAGCTGGGATGGGAAAACACCCACTCCGtattaa